A window from Drosophila subobscura isolate 14011-0131.10 chromosome O, UCBerk_Dsub_1.0, whole genome shotgun sequence encodes these proteins:
- the LOC117898761 gene encoding protein unc-79 homolog isoform X1, with amino-acid sequence MTGSFKVQLINMGTRAAAFQAKLRALHEYHVRLLHNVLPAPSGVDIANNIKYFSQTLLTVLKDVRTSPHELIRDPLEDPTRMSAYPNLEYGNLYNALTMLIDVAPCIQYGQIVFGKALLQCLSCILPFLDKDLIDNLPYLVSSTISVLPPALHQDIVNALCYYILPFTITRRSSDEQECQACQSVSSVIMMVLQYSNNPAHHCQLLECLMTLKHNVVKDILCVVAYGTAVSRSSAAKLLFYYWPAFDANLFDRKVLLSKLTNDLVPFTCQREHCPNAGNAEAAKVCYDHSISITYAPDCPPPLYLCIECANEIHREHANLEFGDILHPMQQVSMVCENKNCRSNEKSAFSICFSTECATFNGNHPIRYCSQCHSNRHNSRRGGDHVVHRSLQPAWQMDPEMQMHMVESVVSLLRESKPLNFEPGKESSSSDAKKNGSSATADNISREERQRLGRYGIWLLVGRCTPTADTPVEVLGRILSMLFHWFHVTAYSYDAAGQVESTIEKLKVDHVCNWLKEICRIHYNVFIACLLPHPPEYARVGGHWETLASRTSHLKEGLQRLICLVPYEVITSEIWDYVMPHWMEAITNDVAEKELNELKIVLSKILDPEMSPLGFDAKTMYNFVAIRFEKTTAKVQQQALHWLQILTKLEILIPLLQLFAMFGDGVRIMKYGIQHELMREKDAAQLQLPKAPKVPCKETKAEMANPPRRSSISPVVEDDSGNTSAISDDEAPTNRHTEFSTDAEHNLTCCILMLDILLKQMELQDVEQHMGIHTSVCENVSRLIKCMVTAARVGLSSHVCALKVAECAYCEASIMWHQLSTKLVQFMAPLNPVRPPDIPIEDIIEEEKSSRKSPPESDKEKTRDVSLSMAPLPIPLGPLGGFADIFKLDQFFSDDGKIIIMAGPVPVAVPQPEPHSVGGVLVHMPHVCSNNENGHSVDSNELRKVHATDEIMTATVETVSEQLDLASILPTDRAIARSITLSDADVGSANVSVTKASVMGENGANGSNACGGENGSGSDEDEEEEDSDDFWHTSVGKFKFTLDTLPQPLQYIHQLLTEIPTIKKPEILYYVLQCLNTMALHGDALAKAAREQRGFFIWCQENLLIKNLWELCNAEHSHICQVGVPLLLHCITLPLGSDVFWRVVQEAFHDSDWRVRFTAVERVTVITRFMDSTPLRSEVGLQTALATAFCHLIASMDDINVYVAQRATLYIGTIHDTAIRSLLFCLESQFDLFIVDRPVVLQSVYQLHNSLSDRRLLGWDFFLNRFDTLFVEAQINLEKCGDISYLRDLRNSDNGSEALSAKILKAREALSQSDTSGSMAKTLSASFGTKWPYKRTMSAPASMAPRQDSKFVPEKEKIYSRQVSAPILKRKTSRFGLDGHIHSLGGLNDENLIGLLSRITELEESDRETIHLLVFMLMQFMSRTDQAFPSEDKPVTRTQNIVLKHLFLLLGHNQIDKTFHTTPESLRVSAVFNAFLANLPQVLDQNHLIGGLILPSVMQIILYAPYPTNTSGESYQNIVFNYSLWHLEQYPRRNWLFTMLVVLYKYSYTQPPLSGYIISGIRMIMNSLRGHFHQCRRIPTTTILDIQGVGGAARSRDVSQPSLGTDPDDKEASPPVSPMFPSEATSAASKSKGNVAFTPKLQHAFRKYNDSSLDADETESELVAIPESDLSDSTLHGSSAPGSFDDTIHFEDVMPTTRKRLEYTEEKSTKSHKSMITTKVGDTYTTKIKATTTSETLVTTHTTRHSLQEGVRMIVTPLVGAETTETAIVSPPVDVHRAVTVRNKSLENAAASTSKMFAAIATNHLKALGALQDVPGTADRKPCSGSGNGNGSGSGSRSANGNGGNAAAAPSAGPAKSIGRHKTIVECSAGTSSSSMDDSRHQKKSQTKSLKRTDKNYGSPDSPLSKMSVMPNPRDEMDAAMQGLPPPKNIAALEIPTPERLLPIGTQDTVAALVERVREGLNLPDISHLKQDSLDVSESTKDDVTPSSRTNSPRRLIKQVALESPPNPNAPSTSQQPSQQPPADLHTSILKNVQQELKHSSGVAAGGGLTSSNSIKRPRQKLAPFNVDTNAIPDIRSRFAGSWPPPPFQPAEPDPDDDGEDGVGEATNGHGTSHGTAHVPRGSARRVGDYTIVERCSDCGAHIEEYTDEEIGIFIVILGTFIHREPAMAAPFLPEILTMTSRICLSSTHSWQGENGPPLACSAQAVALQFIRCVLHQLAPNGIFLQVFQTQMKMKIRHNHFRSIAKALQDFQDLNATSPIYMVCESLTSKKALPVDQLPVIFRNMAEYLNLQCVPAESGVGLAMWSQAMQAMESLLRQVIVIMPSLSNAEYMLDIIAATLRLNCVPKTLLDPYSKIMAYCVQHTNLEYQTIYELCTLNTRSFSKDRDKNLLCRQMIFEFVQALKFKSNIPDHNLLVIIGFVLLDAGGTLPPGSAPGMPDAAPMLTTNSADCLRQYINDVIDFLADFHTLSKIKNGQTSNGLGEDTLGGVLKGAVAQYLALEMSRGNSRDNKAVSRYLPWLNNAPSSLQQGPKEFTECVGHMRLLSWLLLGSLTHMVLMQRRQETHTIPTPPPNPPPGQGQAPAASVHYQHQGVTYSQPVPQEASCHIADHIQVIFAGFAEQSKTSVLHMSSLFHAFTLCQLWTVYLEQMAHNTSSNVEGGTLGVLFEFWAKVTPCILQLVSHAKPTINKDQPQSSVDFQTQSANSKLSEMVNLHFLSLLEALKDTNSTVLGKLLPMWSPVLSSQTQLSDTLHVRLQNVRDCAPDYEEQQAFRSEALLKWLQRLQFKMGQIELQASTATQFYSI; translated from the exons ATGACTGGCAGCTTTAAGGTGCAACTCATCAACATGGGCACTCGTGCTGCCGCCT TTCAGGCAAAATTGAGAGCCCTTCATGAATACCACGTACGTCTATTGCACAATGTCTTACCCGCCCCCTCTGGCGTTGATATTGCCAACAATATCAAATACTTTTCACAAACTCTACTAA CTGTCCTTAAAGATGTGCGCACTTCTCCGCACGAACTTATACGGGATCCCCTTGAAGATCCCACCCGCATGTCTGCCTATCCCAATCTTGAATATGGCAATCTCTATAATGCCCTAACTATGCTCATCGATGTGGCACCTTGCATCCAGTATGGACAAATCG TTTTCGGCAAAGCTCTGCTGCAGTGCCTAAGCTGCATTCTACCCTTCCTCGACAAGGATCTAATTGATAACCTACCCTATCTTGTTAGCTCTACCATATCTGTACTACCACCAGCACTGCATCAGGACATAGTCAATGCCCTGTGCTACTATATCTTACCCTTTACTATAA CTCGTCGCAGCTCCGATGAACAGGAGTGCCAAGCCTGTCAGTCTGTCTCCTCTGTCATTATGATGGTGCTGCAGTATTCCAACAACCCCGCCCAccactgccagctgctggagtgcCTGATGACCCTCAAGCATAATGTCGTCAAGGATATCCTGTGCGTGGTGGCCTACGGCACTGCCGTCTCCCGCTCCTCGGCGGCCAAGCTGCTCTTCTACTACTGGCCCGCCTTCGATGCCAATCTCTTTGATCGCAAAGTCTTGCTCTCCAAGCTAACAA ACGACCTTGTGCCCTTCACCTGCCAGCGCGAACATTGCCCAAATGCTGGCAATGCAGAGGCAGCCAAGGTCTGCTACGATCATAGCATCAGCATCACCTATGCCCCGGACTGTCCGCCGCCGCTTTATCTGTGCATCGAGTGCGCCAATGAGATCCATCGGGAGCATGCCAATCTGGAGTTTGGCGACATCCTGCACCCCATGCAGCAGGTGTCGATGGTCTGCGAGAACAAGAACTGCCGCTCCAACGAGAAGTCCGCCTTCTCCATCTGCTTCTCCACGGAGTGTGCCACCTTCAATGGCAACCATCCCATTCGCTACTGCAGccagtgccacagcaacaggcaTAATTCGCGACGCGGCGGCGATCATGTGGTGCACCGCAGCCTGCAGCCCGCCTGGCAGATGGATCCCGAGATGCAGATGCATATGGTGGAGTCGGTGGTGAGCCTTTTGCGGGAGTCCAAGCCGCTCAACTTTGAGCCAGGCAAGGAGTCGTCGTCCTCGGATGCCAAGAAGAACGGCTCCTCGGCCACGGCGGATAATATTTCGCGCGAGGAGCGTCAGAGGCTGGGCCGCTATGGCATTTGGCTGCTCGTCGGTCGCTGCACACCCACTGCCGACACGCCCGTCGAGGTGCTGGGCAGAATTCTGAGCATGCTCTTCCATTGGTTCCATGTCACGGCCTATTCCTATGATG CTGCTGGTCAGGTGGAGAGCACCATTGAGAAGCTAAAAGTGGATCATGTCTGCAATTGGCTGAAGGAGATCTGCCGCATTCACTACAACGTCTTCATCGCCTGTCTGCTGCCCCATCCACCCGAGTATGCCCGTGTCGGCGGTCATTGGGAGACGCTGGCCTCTCGCACCAGCCACCTGAAGGAGGGTCTGCAGCGTCTGATCTGCCTGGTGCCGTACGAGGTGATCACCTCGGAGATCTGGGACTATGTCATGCCCCACTGGATGGAGGCCATCACCAACGACGTGGCCGAGAAGGAGCTCAACGAGCTGAAGATTGTCCTCAGCAAAATACTCGACCCAGAGATGTCGCCCCTGGGCTTCGATGCCAAGACAATGTACAACTTTGTGGCCATTCGCTTTGAGAAAACCACCGCCAAGGTCCAACAACAGGCGCTCCACTGGCTGCAGATACTCACGAAGCTGGAGATCCTCattccgctgctgcagctctttgCCATGTTCGGCGACGGCGTTCGCATTATGAAGTACGGCATTCAGCACGAGTTGATGCGCGAGAAGGATgcggcgcagctgcagctgccgaaGGCACCCAAAGTGCCCTGCAAGGAGACCAAAGCAGAGATGGCCAATCCCCCCAGACGCAGTTCCATTT CTCCTGTGGTGGAGGATGACTCTGGAAACACGTCGGCCATATCGGATGATGAGGCACCCACCAATCGCCACACGGAATTTTCAACGGATGCCGAACACAATCTCACCTGTTGCATCCTCATGCTGGACATCCTCTTGAAGCAGATGGAGCTGCAGGACGTCGAGCAGCACATGGGCATTCATACGAGTGTGTGCGAGAATGTCTCGCGGCTGATCAAGTGCATGGTTACAGCGGCTCGTGTGGGTCTCAGCAGTCATGTGTGCGCCCTGAAG GTGGCTGAATGCGCTTACTGCGAGGCCTCCATTATGTGGCATCAGTTGTCCACAAAATTGGTTCAGTTTATGGCGCCTTTGAATCCCGTTCGGCCCCCAGAT ATTCCCATTGAGGACATAATCGAGGAGGAAAAGTCATCGCGCAAATCCCCGCCAGAGTCGGACAAGGAAAAGACCCGAGATGTCTCGCTGTCCATGGCGCCCCTGCCCATACCCCTGGGTCCGCTTGGAGGATTTGCAG ATATCTTTAAGCTAGATCAATTCTTTTCAGACGAtggaaaaattattataatggCAG GTCCTGTGCCGGTGGCAGTGCCCCAACCCGAACCGCACTCTGTTGGCGGTGTGCTCGTCCATATGCCCCACGTCTGTTCC aatAACGAAAATGGGCATTCAGTTGATAGTAATGAATTGAGAAAAGTTCACGCCACAGACGAG ATCATGACGGCCACTGTTGAGACAGTTTCCGAGCAACTCGATCTGGCCTCCATACTGCCCACAGATCGTGCCATAGCCCGTTCTATAACCCTCTCCGATGCGGATGTGGGCAGCGCTAATGTCAGCGTCACCAAGGCCTCGGTGATGGGTGAGAACGGTGCCAATGGCAGCAACGCCTGTGGCGGCGAGAATGGCAGTGGCtcggacgaggacgaggaggaggaggacagcGACGACTTCTGGCACACGTCTGtgggaaaattcaaatttacgCTGGACACGCTGCCTCAACCGCTGCAGTACATTCATCAGCTGCTGACG GAAATACCCACCATCAAGAAGCCAGAGATACTCTACTATGTGCTGCAGTGCCTCAATACGATGGCGCTTCATGGAGATGCGCTAGCCAAGGCGGCCAGAGAGCAGCGTGGCTTCTTCATTTGGTGCCAGGAGAATTTACTCATCAAAAA CCTGTGGGAGCTTTGCAATGCCGAACATTCGCACATCTGCCAGGTGGGtgtgccattgctgctgcactgcatcACGCTGCCGCTGGGCTCGGATGTGTTTTGGCGCGTGGTGCAGGAGGCCTTTCACGATTCGGATTGGCGTGTTCGCTTCACAGCAGTGGAACGAGTAACCGTGATTACACGTTTTATGGATTCGACGCCGCTGCGCTCCGAGGTGGGCCTGCAAACGGCACTGGCCACGGCCTTCTGTCATCTCATTGCCAGCATGGATGACATCAATGTGTATGTGGCGCAGCGGGCGACGCTCTATATCGGTACGATTCATGACACGGCAATACGGTCACTGCTCTTCTGCTTAGAGTCCCAGTTCGATCTCTTCATTGTGGATCGCCCGGTGGTGCTGCAGTCCGTCTATCAGCTGCACAACTCCCTCTCCGACCGCAGGCTGCTCGGCTGGGACTTTTTCCTCAATCGCTTCGACACTTTGTTCGTTGAGGCGCAAATCAATCTGGAGAAGTGCGGCGACATCTCGTACCTGCGGGATCTGCGCAACTCGGACAATGGCAGCGAGGCTCTGTCTGCCAAGATCCTAAAGGCCAGGGAGGCCCTCAGTCAGTCGGACACGAGTGGCAGCATGGCCAAGACGCTGAGCGCCTCCTTTGGCACCAAGTGGCCCTACAAGAGGACCATGTCGGCACCGGCCAGCATGGCACCGCGTCAGGATAGTAAATTTG tGCCCGAAAAGGAGAAGATCTACAGCCGTCAGGTGTCGGCGCCAATACTCAAGCGGAAGACCTCGCGCTTCGGACTGG ATGGACACATCCACTCGCTGGGGGGACTCAATGATGAGAATCTGATTGGGCTGCTCAGTCGCATCACCGAGCTGGAGGAGTCCGATCGCGAGACCATTCATCTGCTGGTCTTTATGCTGATGCAGTTCATGTCGCGCACGGATCAAGCCTTTCCCTCGGAGGACAAGCCGGTGACCAGGACACAGAATATTGTGCTGAAGCATctattcctgctgctgggacaCAATCAGATTGACAAGACGTTCCACACCACGCCAGAGTCGCTCAG GGTGTCGGCCGTTTTCAATGCCTTCCTGGCCAATCTGCCGCAGGTCCTGGATCAGAATCACCTCATTGGCGGTCTCATTCTGCCCTCTGTCATGCAGATCATTCTGTATGCCCCGTATCCGACCAACACCTCGGGCGAGTCGTATCAGAACATTGTCTTCAACTACTCGCTGTGGCACTTGGAGCAGTATCCGCGCCGGAACTGGCTCTTCACCATGCTCGTGGTGCTCTACAAGTACTCGTACACCCAGCCACCGCTCAGCGGCTACATCATTTCGGGCATTCGCATGATCATGAACAGCCTGCGCGGCCACTTCCATCAGTGCAGGCGGATTCCAACGACCACTATACTGGATATCCAGGGTGTGGGCGGTGCCGCACGCTCGCGTGATGTCAGCCAGCCCTCGCTGGGCACAGATCCGGATGACAAGGAGGCCAGTCCACCGGTTAGTCCGATGTTTCCATCGGAGGCTACCAGTGCCGCCTCCAAGAGCAAGGGCAACGTGGCCTTCACACCGAAGCTGCAGCATGCGTTCCGCAAGTACAACGACTCCAGCCTGGATGCGGATGAAACGGAGTCCGAGCTGGTGGCCATACCAGAGAGCGATCTGTCGGACAGCACACTGCATGGCAGCAGTGCACCG GGCTCCTTCGATGACACCATACACTTTGAGGATGTCATGCCCACCACCCGCAAGCGTCTGGAGTACACCGAGGAG AAATCCACAAAATCCCACAAGTCGATGATCACCACGAAAGTGGGTGATACGTACACCACCAAAATCaaggccaccaccaccagcgagACTCTGGTgaccacccacaccacacgTCACAGCCTGCAGGAGGGCGTGCGCATGATTGTCACTCCTTTGGTGGGTGCAGAGACCACTGAGACGGCCATCGTGAGTCCACCCGTGGATGTGCATCGTGCGGTGACGGTGCGCAACAAATCCCTGGAGAATGCTGCCGCTTCCACATCGAAAATGTTTGCCGCCATAGCCACCAATCATCTGAAGGCGCTCGGTGCGCTGCAGGATGTCCCGGGCACAGCGGACAGGAAGCCCTGTTCCGGCtccggcaacggcaacggcagcggtaGCGGCAGTCGCTcggccaatggcaatggaggaaatgctgctgcagctccgtCGGCAGGGCCCGCAAAGTCCATTGGACGCCACAAGACGATCGTGGAGTGCAGTGCCGGAACATCGAGCTCCTCCATGGACGATTCCCGGCACCAGAAAAAGTCGCAGACAAAGTCCCTGAAGCGCACGGACAAGAACTATGGCTCCCCGGACTCGCCGCTGTCCAAGATGAGCGTAATGCCCAATCCCAGGGATGAGATGGATGCTGCAATGCAGGGCCTGCCACCGCCAAAGAACATTGCCGCTCTGGAGATTCCAACGCCCGAGCGACTGCTGCCCATTGGCACCCAGGACACGGTGGCGGCTCTGGTGGAGCGTGTGCGGGAGGGGCTGAATCTGCCGGACATCAGCCACCTCAAGCAGGACAGCCTGGATGTGTCGGAGAGCACCAAGGACGATGTGACGCCAAGCAGCCGCACCAACTCGCCTCGTCGTCTCATCAAGCAGGTGGCCCTGGAATCGCCGCCGAATCCCAATGCCCCATCCACGTCCCAGCAGCCGTCACAACAGCCGCCAGCCGATTTGCACACTTCCATTCTGAAGAAtgtgcagcaggagctgaagcaCAGCTCAGGAGTCGCCGCTGGAGGAGGCCTCAcctccagcaacagcatcaagCGGCCACGCCAGAAGCTGGCACCCTTCAACGTCGACACCAATGCCATACCGGACATACGTTCGCGCTTTGCTGGCTCCTGGCCACCGCCTCCTTTCCAGCCCGCAGAGCCGGATCCAGACGATGACGGAGAGGATGGTGTGGGCGAGGCAACAAACGGACATGGAACATCGCATGGAACAGCTCATGTGCCTAGAGGA AGCGCACGTCGCGTGGGCGACTACACCATCGTGGAGCGTTGCTCGGATTGCGGCGCCCACATTGAAGAGTACACGGACGAGGAGATTGGCATATTCATCGTCATTCTGGGCACATTTATACACCGCGAACCGGCCATGGCCGCGCCCTTTCTCCCAGAGATTCTCACCATGACTTCGCG CATCTGTCTGAGCTCCACACACTCCTGGCAGGGTGAGAATGGTCCGCCTTTGGCCTGCAGCGCACAGGCGGTGGCTCTGCAGTTCATCCGCTGCGTGCTCCATCAGTTGGCGCCCAATGGCATCTTCCTGCAGGTATTCCAGACCCAAATGAAGA TGAAAATCCGACACAATCATTTCCGCAGCATTGCCAAGGCGCTGCAGGACTTCCAGGACCTGAATGCCACCAGTCCCATCTACATGGTGTGCGAGTCGCTGACGTCCAAGAAGGCACTGCCAGTGGACCAGCTGCCGGTGATCTTCCGCAACATGGCCGAGTATCTGAATCTGCAGTGTGTGCCCGCGGAATCGGGCGTGGGCCTGGCGATGTGGTCGCAGGCCATGCAGGCCATGGAGTCGCTGCTGCGGCAGGTGATTGTCATCATGCCGAGCCTGAGCAATGCCGAGTACATGCTGGACATAATCGCAGCCACGCTGCGGCTCAACTGCGTGCCCAAGACGCTGCTCGATCCGTACTCGAAGATCATGGCCTACTGCGTGCAGCACACGAATCTCGAGTACCAAACCATCTACGAGCTGTGCACCCTCAACACGCGCTCCTTCAGCAAGGATCGCGACAAGAACCTGCTCTGTCGCCAGATGATCTTTGAGTTTGTGCAGGCCCTGAAGTTCAAGTCAAACATTCCCGATCACAATCTGCTGGTGATTATTGGATTTGTGCTGCTCGATGCTGGCGGCACCTTGCCGCCGGGCTCTGCTCCTGGCATGCCCGATGCGGCGCCCATGCTGACCACCAACTCCGCCGACTGCCTGCGGCAGTACATCAACGATGTGATTGACTTTCTGGCCGATTTCCACACACTCAGCAAGATCAAGAACGGACAAACGAGCAACGGCCTGGGCGAGGACACCTTGGGCGGCGTGCTCAAAGGCGCTGTGGCTCAGTATCTGGCGCTGGAGATGTCGCGAGGCAATTCCAGAGACAACAAGGCTGTCTCCCGGTATCTGCCGTGGCTAAACAATGCACCCTCCTCCCTGCAGCAGGG TCCCAAGGAGTTCACCGAATGCGTGGGTCATATGCGTCTGCtctcttggctgctgctcggctcgCTGACCCACATGGTGCTGATGCAGCGTCGCCAGGAGACGCACACCATACCAACGCCTCCGCCGAATCCGCCGCCCGGTCAGGGCCAAGCGCCTGCAGCCAGCGTGCACTATCAGCATCAGGGCGTGACCTACTCGCAGCCGGTGCCGCAGGAGGCCTCCTGCCACATAGCCGATCACATTCAGGTGATATTCGCTGGCTTTGCCGAGCAGTCAAAGACCTCGGTGCTGCACATGTCCTCGCTTTTCCATGCGTTCACCCTGTGCCAGCTGTGGACCGTGTATCTGGAGCAGATGGCgcacaacaccagcagcaatgTGGAGGGTGGCACGCTGGGTGTGCTCTTCGAATTCTGGGCCAAGGTAACGCCCTGCATTCTGCAGCTGGTGTCCCACGCCAAGCCCACCATCAACAAGGATCAGCCACAGTCCAGCGTGGACTTTCAGACGCAAAGTGCCAACTCCAAGCTATCCGAAATGGTCAATCTGCACTTCCTTAGCCTGCTGGAGGCGCTCAAGGACACAAACTCCACGGTGCTGGGCAAGCTGCTGCCAATGTGGAGCCCCGTGCTGTCGTCCCAGACGCAGCTCTCGGACACACTACACGTGCGGCTGCAGAACGTGCGCGACTGTGCGCCGGACTACGAGGAACAGCAGGCCTTCAGGTCGGAGGCGCTGCTCAAGTGGCTGCAGCGATTGCAGTTCAAGATGGGCCAGATCGAGCTGCAGGCCTCCACAGCCACCCAGTTCTATTCGATTTAA